A section of the Pimelobacter simplex genome encodes:
- a CDS encoding helix-turn-helix domain-containing protein: MSLTNVAVLAFDGVAPFELGILCEAFGIDRTGDGVPPIDFAVCAEDDRPMSTSAGFTMQAAHGLDRLATADLVGVPAMKQAEPSDAVIAAIRAAHDRGARILSVCSGAFMLGQAGLLDGRECTTHWMYTERLQREFPAAKVVPEVLYVDAGQVVTGAGSAAGLDAALHIWRQEHGASVANIIARRAVVPPYRDGGQAQYISRAVPDCDADTLGPLLTWILENLGEDHGVEALAKRALMSPRTFARRFRDETGTTPHHWVTRQRVAAAEELLERTEQPVEWIAGEVGFGNAATLRHHFVRVRGVSPQSYRRQFAC, from the coding sequence GTGAGCCTGACCAATGTCGCCGTCCTCGCCTTCGACGGGGTCGCGCCCTTCGAGCTCGGCATCCTCTGCGAGGCCTTCGGCATCGACCGCACGGGCGACGGGGTCCCGCCGATCGACTTCGCGGTGTGCGCCGAGGACGACCGGCCGATGTCCACCTCGGCCGGCTTCACGATGCAGGCCGCGCACGGGCTCGACCGGCTCGCGACGGCCGATCTCGTGGGGGTCCCGGCGATGAAGCAGGCCGAGCCGAGCGATGCGGTGATCGCGGCGATCCGGGCCGCGCACGACCGCGGCGCCCGGATCCTGTCGGTGTGCAGCGGGGCCTTCATGCTCGGCCAGGCGGGGCTGCTCGACGGGCGCGAGTGCACGACCCACTGGATGTACACCGAGCGGCTCCAGCGCGAGTTCCCGGCGGCCAAGGTCGTCCCCGAGGTCCTGTACGTCGACGCCGGCCAGGTCGTCACCGGTGCGGGCAGCGCGGCGGGCCTCGACGCGGCGCTGCACATCTGGCGCCAGGAGCACGGCGCCAGCGTCGCCAACATCATCGCCCGGCGCGCCGTCGTACCGCCCTATCGCGACGGGGGACAGGCGCAGTACATCTCGCGGGCGGTGCCCGACTGTGATGCCGACACCCTCGGTCCGCTGCTCACCTGGATCCTGGAGAACCTCGGCGAGGACCACGGCGTCGAGGCGCTGGCCAAGCGGGCGCTGATGTCGCCGCGCACCTTCGCCCGGCGCTTCCGCGACGAGACCGGGACCACGCCGCACCACTGGGTCACCCGGCAGCGGGTGGCCGCGGCCGAGGAGCTGCTGGAGCGCACCGAGCAGCCGGTGGAGTGGATCGCCGGCGAGGTCGGCTTCGGCAACGCGGCCACGCTGCGCCACCACTTCGTGCGGGTGCGCGGGGTGAGCCCGCAGAGCTACCGGCGGCAGTTCGCCTGCTGA
- a CDS encoding flavin monoamine oxidase family protein: MDHPHYDAIVIGAGFSGLTAARELGEAGRSVLVLEARDRIGGSTWYRTDLLGGVGLEMGGTWIVPQQTHVWGEVERYGVPIEDSVLPDRMTWSAHGKVLDTLLPCSPAEYGELEHAVRQLLAAGDRLDFTRRLSEQDLADLDVSIEEWADDAGLTGNARELLISWFCGCANAHESIGSALDIIRWCASMDNSLWGMVQASVLGYTFTEGTKSLADAIRADLAGELRLSSPVRSVVQDDAGVTVTYDGGVATADRVLVTVPIGVLKDITWEPALPADKLAASHENHAGQGQKVWALATNVPEDISGYGWGTAFDYVGAMHESPQGTVLVCFAPEHDRVDASDLADVQRAVREYAPDAVVVDAATHDWVHDEFSYGTWATFRAGQFAKFEQALARPEGRVHFTGSHTATRWRAFIDGAIESGKRGAGELLAQQSHTPGGIA; encoded by the coding sequence ATGGACCATCCGCACTACGACGCCATCGTGATCGGGGCCGGATTCTCCGGCCTGACCGCGGCCCGCGAGCTCGGCGAGGCGGGCAGGAGCGTCCTCGTGCTCGAGGCGCGCGACCGGATCGGCGGCTCGACCTGGTACCGCACCGACCTGCTCGGCGGCGTGGGCCTGGAGATGGGCGGCACCTGGATCGTCCCCCAGCAGACCCACGTCTGGGGCGAGGTCGAGCGCTACGGCGTCCCGATCGAGGACTCGGTGCTCCCGGACCGGATGACCTGGTCGGCGCACGGCAAGGTGCTCGACACCCTGCTGCCCTGCAGCCCCGCCGAGTACGGCGAGCTGGAGCACGCCGTGCGCCAGCTGCTCGCCGCCGGTGACCGCCTCGACTTCACCCGGCGCCTGTCCGAGCAGGACCTCGCCGACCTCGACGTCTCCATCGAGGAGTGGGCCGACGACGCCGGCCTGACCGGCAACGCCCGCGAGCTGCTCATCTCGTGGTTCTGCGGCTGCGCCAACGCCCACGAGTCCATCGGCTCCGCGCTCGACATCATCCGGTGGTGCGCGTCGATGGACAACTCGCTGTGGGGCATGGTCCAGGCCTCGGTGCTGGGCTACACGTTCACCGAGGGCACCAAGTCGCTGGCCGACGCCATCCGCGCCGACCTCGCCGGTGAGCTCCGGCTCTCCTCGCCCGTGCGCAGCGTCGTCCAGGACGACGCCGGCGTCACCGTGACCTACGACGGGGGAGTCGCCACCGCCGATCGGGTGCTCGTCACCGTGCCGATCGGCGTCCTCAAGGACATCACCTGGGAGCCGGCACTGCCCGCCGACAAGCTCGCCGCCTCGCACGAGAACCACGCCGGCCAGGGCCAGAAGGTCTGGGCGCTGGCGACCAACGTGCCCGAGGACATCAGCGGCTACGGCTGGGGCACCGCGTTCGACTACGTCGGCGCCATGCACGAGTCGCCCCAGGGCACCGTGCTCGTCTGCTTCGCCCCCGAGCACGACCGGGTCGACGCGAGCGACCTGGCCGACGTCCAGCGCGCGGTGCGCGAGTACGCGCCCGACGCCGTGGTCGTCGACGCCGCCACCCACGACTGGGTGCACGACGAGTTCTCCTACGGCACCTGGGCGACCTTCCGGGCCGGCCAGTTCGCCAAGTTCGAGCAGGCGCTCGCCCGCCCCGAGGGCCGGGTCCACTTCACCGGCTCGCACACCGCCACCCGCTGGCGCGCGTTCATCGACGGCGCCATCGAGTCCGGCAAGCGAGGAGCCGGCGAGCTCCTCGCCCAGCAGTCCCACACCCCCGGAGG
- the rpsA gene encoding 30S ribosomal protein S1 produces the protein MTSTLSTPLSGQYDDNAPQVAINDIGSEADFLAAIDQTIKYFNDGDIVDGTIVKVDRDEVLLDIGYKTEGVIPSRELSIKHDVDPSEVVQVGDKVEALVLQKEDKEGRLILSKKRAQYERAWGTIEEIKEADGVVEGTVIEVVKGGLIIDIGLRGFLPASLVEMRRVRDLQPYVGQTLEAKIIELDKNRNNVVLSRRAWLEQTQSEVRHGFLTQLQKGQIRKGVVSSIVNFGAFVDLGGVDGLVHVSELSWKHIDHPSEVVTVGDEVTVEVLDVDMDRERVSLSLKATQEDPWQHFARTHQIGQIVPGKVTKLVPFGSFVRVEEGIEGLVHISELAERHVEIPEQVVQVNDDVMVKIIDIDLERRRISLSLKQANETTAAADVEEFDPTLYGMEATYDEQGNYIYPEGFDPETGEWLEGFDEQRAKWEEQYAKAHARWEAHVKQQAEAKQAEIEAGESSSYSSAPAEDNGGSLASDEALQALREKLTGGN, from the coding sequence ATGACGAGCACCCTCTCGACCCCGCTGTCCGGTCAGTACGATGACAACGCGCCCCAGGTGGCGATCAACGACATCGGCTCCGAGGCGGACTTCCTGGCCGCCATCGACCAGACCATCAAGTACTTCAACGACGGCGACATCGTCGACGGCACCATCGTGAAGGTCGACCGTGACGAGGTCCTCCTCGACATCGGTTACAAGACCGAGGGCGTCATCCCCTCGCGCGAGCTGTCGATCAAGCACGACGTCGACCCGTCCGAGGTCGTCCAGGTGGGCGACAAGGTCGAGGCTCTCGTCCTCCAGAAGGAGGACAAGGAGGGTCGCCTGATCCTGTCCAAGAAGCGCGCCCAGTACGAGCGCGCCTGGGGCACGATCGAGGAGATCAAGGAGGCCGACGGCGTCGTCGAGGGCACCGTCATCGAGGTCGTCAAGGGCGGCCTCATCATCGACATCGGCCTGCGCGGCTTCCTGCCCGCCTCGCTGGTCGAGATGCGCCGGGTCCGCGACCTGCAGCCCTACGTGGGTCAGACCCTCGAGGCCAAGATCATCGAGCTCGACAAGAACCGCAACAACGTGGTCCTGTCGCGCCGGGCCTGGCTCGAGCAGACCCAGTCCGAGGTCCGCCACGGCTTCCTCACCCAGCTCCAGAAGGGCCAGATCCGCAAGGGCGTCGTGTCCTCGATCGTCAACTTCGGTGCGTTCGTGGACCTCGGCGGCGTCGACGGTCTCGTCCACGTCTCGGAGCTGTCCTGGAAGCACATCGACCACCCGTCCGAGGTCGTCACCGTGGGCGACGAGGTCACCGTCGAGGTCCTCGACGTCGACATGGACCGCGAGCGCGTCTCCCTGTCGCTCAAGGCGACCCAGGAGGACCCGTGGCAGCACTTCGCCCGGACCCACCAGATCGGTCAGATCGTCCCGGGCAAGGTCACCAAGCTCGTCCCCTTCGGCTCGTTCGTGCGGGTCGAGGAGGGCATCGAGGGCCTGGTCCACATCTCCGAGCTGGCCGAGCGCCACGTCGAGATCCCCGAGCAGGTCGTCCAGGTCAACGACGACGTCATGGTCAAGATCATCGACATCGACCTCGAGCGTCGCCGGATCTCCCTCTCGCTCAAGCAGGCCAACGAGACCACCGCCGCCGCGGACGTCGAGGAGTTCGACCCGACGCTCTACGGCATGGAGGCCACCTACGACGAGCAGGGCAACTACATCTACCCCGAGGGCTTCGACCCCGAGACGGGTGAGTGGCTCGAGGGCTTCGACGAGCAGCGCGCGAAGTGGGAGGAGCAGTACGCCAAGGCGCACGCTCGCTGGGAGGCCCACGTCAAGCAGCAGGCCGAGGCCAAGCAGGCCGAGATCGAGGCCGGCGAGTCCAGCTCCTACTCCTCCGCTCCGGCCGAGGACAACGGCGGCTCGCTCGCTTCGGACGAGGCGCTCCAGGCCCTCCGCGAGAAGCTGACCGGCGGCAACTGA